The following proteins are encoded in a genomic region of Phalacrocorax carbo chromosome 2, bPhaCar2.1, whole genome shotgun sequence:
- the RPRD1A gene encoding regulation of nuclear pre-mRNA domain-containing protein 1A isoform X3, giving the protein MSAFSEAALERKLSELSNSQQSVQTLSLWLIHHRKHSALIVSVWERELRKAKANRKLTFLYLANDVIQNSKRKGPEFTKDFAPVIVEAFKHVSSESDESCKKHLGRVLSIWEERSVYENDVLEQLRQALYGDRKVRKRTYEQIKVDENNCSPRSSPTDPPQTTDLIRALQELENAASGDAAVHQRIASLPIEVQDVSLLDRITDKESGEQLSKMVDDACMLLADYNGRLAAEIDDRKQLTRMLSDFLRCQKEFLAEKEHKLEVVDMDLSSNDVTIH; this is encoded by the exons ATGTCGGCGTTCTCGGAGGCGGCGCTGGAGCGGAAGCTGTCGGAGCTGAGCAACTCGCAGCAGAGCGTGCAGACCCTGAGCCTGTGGCTCATCCACCACCGCAAGCACTCGGCACTCATCGTCAGCGTGTGGGAGCGGGAGCTGCGGAAAG CAAAAGCAAATAGGAAGCTGACATTCCTGTACTTGGCCAATGATGTCATAcagaacagcaaaaggaaaggacCAGAATTTACGAAAGACTTTGCTCCAGTAATAGTGGAGGCTTTCAAGCATGTTTCAAG TGAGTCTGATGAGAGTTGTAAGAAACACCTTGGTCGAGTGCTCTCTATCTGGGAAGAAAGGTCTGTTTATGAAAATGATGTATTAGAGCAGCTTAGGCAAGCGTTGT atGGAGACAGGAAGGTGAGGAAGCGCACATATGAACAGATAAAAGTTGATGAAAATAACTGTTCACCTCGAAGTTCTCCCACTGACCCTCCACAG ACCACAGATCTCATTAGAGCATTACAAGAACTAGAAAACGCTGCCTCTGGGGATGCAGCAGTTCATCAGAGAATAGCTTCTTTGCCTATAGAGGTCCAAGATGTGTCCCTGTTAGACAGAATAACAG ATAAGGAGTCTGGAGAGCAGCTTTCCAAAATGGTAGATGATGCATGTATGTTGCTGGCGGATTACAATGGCAGGTTGGCAGCTGAAATAGATGATAGAAAACAGCTAACTCGAATGTTGTCAGACTTCCTCCGATGTCAAAAAGAATTCCTTGCAGAGAAAGAACATAAGCTGGAA
- the RPRD1A gene encoding regulation of nuclear pre-mRNA domain-containing protein 1A isoform X2: MSAFSEAALERKLSELSNSQQSVQTLSLWLIHHRKHSALIVSVWERELRKAKANRKLTFLYLANDVIQNSKRKGPEFTKDFAPVIVEAFKHVSSESDESCKKHLGRVLSIWEERSVYENDVLEQLRQALYGDRKVRKRTYEQIKVDENNCSPRSSPTDPPQTTDLIRALQELENAASGDAAVHQRIASLPIEVQDVSLLDRITDKESGEQLSKMVDDACMLLADYNGRLAAEIDDRKQLTRMLSDFLRCQKEFLAEKEHKLELLLQVVDMDLSSNDVTIH; the protein is encoded by the exons ATGTCGGCGTTCTCGGAGGCGGCGCTGGAGCGGAAGCTGTCGGAGCTGAGCAACTCGCAGCAGAGCGTGCAGACCCTGAGCCTGTGGCTCATCCACCACCGCAAGCACTCGGCACTCATCGTCAGCGTGTGGGAGCGGGAGCTGCGGAAAG CAAAAGCAAATAGGAAGCTGACATTCCTGTACTTGGCCAATGATGTCATAcagaacagcaaaaggaaaggacCAGAATTTACGAAAGACTTTGCTCCAGTAATAGTGGAGGCTTTCAAGCATGTTTCAAG TGAGTCTGATGAGAGTTGTAAGAAACACCTTGGTCGAGTGCTCTCTATCTGGGAAGAAAGGTCTGTTTATGAAAATGATGTATTAGAGCAGCTTAGGCAAGCGTTGT atGGAGACAGGAAGGTGAGGAAGCGCACATATGAACAGATAAAAGTTGATGAAAATAACTGTTCACCTCGAAGTTCTCCCACTGACCCTCCACAG ACCACAGATCTCATTAGAGCATTACAAGAACTAGAAAACGCTGCCTCTGGGGATGCAGCAGTTCATCAGAGAATAGCTTCTTTGCCTATAGAGGTCCAAGATGTGTCCCTGTTAGACAGAATAACAG ATAAGGAGTCTGGAGAGCAGCTTTCCAAAATGGTAGATGATGCATGTATGTTGCTGGCGGATTACAATGGCAGGTTGGCAGCTGAAATAGATGATAGAAAACAGCTAACTCGAATGTTGTCAGACTTCCTCCGATGTCAAAAAGAATTCCTTGCAGAGAAAGAACATAAGCTGGAA
- the RPRD1A gene encoding regulation of nuclear pre-mRNA domain-containing protein 1A isoform X4, which produces MSAFSEAALERKLSELSNSQQSVQTLSLWLIHHRKHSALIVSVWERELRKAKANRKLTFLYLANDVIQNSKRKGPEFTKDFAPVIVEAFKHVSSESDESCKKHLGRVLSIWEERSVYENDVLEQLRQALYGDRKVRKRTYEQIKVDENNCSPRSSPTDPPQTTDLIRALQELENAASGDAAVHQRIASLPIEVQDVSLLDRITDKESGEQLSKMVDDACMLLADYNGRLAAEIDDRKQLTRMLSDFLRCQKEFLAEKEHKLEKSN; this is translated from the exons ATGTCGGCGTTCTCGGAGGCGGCGCTGGAGCGGAAGCTGTCGGAGCTGAGCAACTCGCAGCAGAGCGTGCAGACCCTGAGCCTGTGGCTCATCCACCACCGCAAGCACTCGGCACTCATCGTCAGCGTGTGGGAGCGGGAGCTGCGGAAAG CAAAAGCAAATAGGAAGCTGACATTCCTGTACTTGGCCAATGATGTCATAcagaacagcaaaaggaaaggacCAGAATTTACGAAAGACTTTGCTCCAGTAATAGTGGAGGCTTTCAAGCATGTTTCAAG TGAGTCTGATGAGAGTTGTAAGAAACACCTTGGTCGAGTGCTCTCTATCTGGGAAGAAAGGTCTGTTTATGAAAATGATGTATTAGAGCAGCTTAGGCAAGCGTTGT atGGAGACAGGAAGGTGAGGAAGCGCACATATGAACAGATAAAAGTTGATGAAAATAACTGTTCACCTCGAAGTTCTCCCACTGACCCTCCACAG ACCACAGATCTCATTAGAGCATTACAAGAACTAGAAAACGCTGCCTCTGGGGATGCAGCAGTTCATCAGAGAATAGCTTCTTTGCCTATAGAGGTCCAAGATGTGTCCCTGTTAGACAGAATAACAG ATAAGGAGTCTGGAGAGCAGCTTTCCAAAATGGTAGATGATGCATGTATGTTGCTGGCGGATTACAATGGCAGGTTGGCAGCTGAAATAGATGATAGAAAACAGCTAACTCGAATGTTGTCAGACTTCCTCCGATGTCAAAAAGAATTCCTTGCAGAGAAAGAACATAAGCTGGAA AAAAGCAATTGA